Proteins encoded within one genomic window of Arachis ipaensis cultivar K30076 chromosome B08, Araip1.1, whole genome shotgun sequence:
- the LOC107612047 gene encoding RING finger protein 113 homolog, with the protein MEVQSPAMKRHYDLSMSRRTRKLNLPVMVQFNNDDDDDEKFKPVVSPKKSDDNNNSERKSLKQLINIVDEKNSSRNKCNGEGGSNNNKGRNSLGEHFNEEEKQLQLVVVPQKENNNNLNGLKFNKLVRRYAKVLGHFMKKPESGKKPVFKLST; encoded by the coding sequence ATGGAAGTTCAGTCCCCAGCGATGAAGCGCCACTACGATCTCAGCATGTCGAGAAGAACGCGGAAGCTTAACTTACCGGTGATGGTGCAATTCAacaacgatgatgatgatgatgagaaattCAAGCCTGTAGTGTCACCGAAGAAGAGTGATGATAACAATAACAGTGAACGCAAAAGCTTGAAGCAGCTGATCAACATAGTTGATGAGAAAAACTCATCAAGAAACAAGTGCAATGGCGAAGGAGGAAGCAATAATAACAAAGGAAGGAACTCGCTAGGAGAGCACTTCAACGAGGAAGAGAAGCAGCTTCAGCTTGTTGTGGTGCCACAGAAGGAGAATAACAACAATCTCAATGGCCTCAAGTTCAACAAGTTGGTACGTCGCTATGCCAAAGTTTTAGGACATTTCATGAAGAAACCTGAATCTGGAAAGAAACCTGTTTTCAAGTTATCAACCTAG